A portion of the Cervus elaphus chromosome X, mCerEla1.1, whole genome shotgun sequence genome contains these proteins:
- the LOC122690632 gene encoding uncharacterized protein CXorf66 homolog, protein MNLFIYVFLLSIWTNSCLDKNESNGSATAVSTHAESKQGRMQGIRRCLLIILTVILIIGFTIRCYFFIQYICVGEESHKATMVKKEGNTEASSTSSKISFTDYKSLTAGPGNPEKQSVLSSIDKSCGPSSPQKASAPSSAKKLVRPSSQKNPSKSSTSKRELGSLPQEKLHRTRSPKKAHRRAHAHKHIRSRQVSPSYPRKAITPTWSSNLQCLVKPTKTSPPYPKSQSVPEQSSVAKPTKLQRHRKLKSPASEGSAEILSRPQPVNFCQCYMEKCLVCSASSEPFITHISERNMKHVPVPDYSRELKHFYKSFHKTEPKDNALYDNMNDSHFTTCYSDGESDRETIIMCNIKCKEAIYRTSPNN, encoded by the exons ATGAATCTCTTCATTTATGTCTTCCTTTTATCAATTTGGACGAATAGTTGTTTAGATAAAAACGAAAGCAATGGATCTGCTACTGCAG TATCTACACATGCTGAATCCAAGCAAGGCAGAATGCAGGGAATAAGGCGATGTCTACTCATTATCCTAACTGTTATCCTCATCATCGGCTTTACTATCAGATGTTATTTCTTTATTCAGTATATCTGTGTGGGCGAGGAATCCCATAAAGCAACAAT GGTCAAGAAAGAAGGCAACACTGAGGCATCATCCACGTCATCTAAAATATCATTCACTGACTACAAGTCACTGACTGCTGGTCCTGGCAATCCAGAAAAACAATCCGTGCTATCTAGTATAGATAAGTCATGTGGGCCCTCAAGTCCACAAAAAGCCTCTGCACCTTCAAGTGCAAAAAAGTTAGTCAGGCCTTCAAGTCAAAAAAACCCATCCAAGTCATCAACTTCCAAAAGAGAGTTAGGATCACTCCCCCAGGAAAAATTGCATAGAACACGCAGTCCAAAAAAGGCACATAGGCGGGCTCACGCCCATAAGCATATCAGGTCACGTCAGGTCAGTCCATCCTATCCAAGGAAGGCCATCACACCAACTTGGTCATCAAATCTACAATGTCTGGTCAAGCCAACCAAAACTTCTCCACCCTATCCAAAGAGTCAAAGTGTCCCTGAGCAATCAAGTGTAGCAAAACCGACCAAACTTCAGAGACATCGTAAACTAAAAAGCCCGGCTAGTGAAGGTAGTGCAGAAATATTATCTAGGCCTCAACCAGTGAATTTTTGTCAGTGCTACATGGAAAAATGCCTTGTTTGCAGTGCTTCTTCTGAGCCATTCATCACTCATATTTCAGAAAGGAATATGAAGCATGTTCCAGTTCCAGATTATTCACGTGAACTGAAGCACTTTTACAAGTCATTTCACAAGACAGAGCCCAAAGATAATGCACTGTATGACAACATGAATGATAGCCATTTCACAACATGTTACAGTGATGGTGAGAGTGACAGGGAGACAATTATTATGTGCAATATAAAATGCAAGGAAGCCATCTATAGAACTTCCCCAAATAATTAA